A stretch of Tripterygium wilfordii isolate XIE 37 chromosome 11, ASM1340144v1, whole genome shotgun sequence DNA encodes these proteins:
- the LOC120009443 gene encoding uncharacterized protein LOC120009443 gives MASSWKRTLGNFRSFLGNSMGGLRGPSNLASWVVAGTLAYFLWVKPSQDLKRQQEERAALAAASPDPYRYVEKRKPIPDAQETGLIYGNKERNKKPEE, from the exons ATGGCCAGCAGTTGGAAGAGAACATTGGGGAATTTTAGGTCCTTCTTGGGGAATTCCATGGGAGGCCTTAGAGGGCCAAGCAACCTCGCTTCCTGGGTCGTTGCCGGAACCCTCGCTTACTTTCTCTGGGTCAAGCCCTCCCAAGACCTCAAACGGCAACAAGAG GAAAGGGCAGCACTTGCAGCTGCATCACCTGATCCATATCGCTATGTGGAGAAACGAAAACCAATTCCTGATGCCCAG GAAACTGGTTTGATATATGGaaacaaggaaagaaataaGAAGCCTGAAGAATAA